From the genome of Alosa alosa isolate M-15738 ecotype Scorff River chromosome 20, AALO_Geno_1.1, whole genome shotgun sequence, one region includes:
- the LOC125284905 gene encoding uncharacterized protein LOC125284905 isoform X2 codes for MVETSLKDVAQGAERPFDQQPQTTKDAPEDKAENVESKKVCEIAEEQVFGAQSEKKKKKKKKVEAIGEPVASLEKLGGSAATVVEMATKGLAQGAESPFDQQPLTTKDAPIDKTKNVEREKVSEIIEDKTEDVERGKLVEITEQVIGGQAEKKKKAKEIEHAVVSLEKLDGTAATVIETTTTTKGLAQGAESPFDQQPQTTKDATKDKAEDVEREKVDEITEEQVVDGQSEKKKKKKKKGKKGKQEMVEETEEKGVHDGKEKESTDVTKSTPAPHEKEALLMKAKESLLRKVHERGVSDKQVGEELEALRQGVSKKEHHLEESKIEKKPSVSPSKESDTREIDQLEGKIKESSDLPQESQTQFATVVESHDQEKSDVTDVKKKSEVASALGDSLVTASSEFPKVETEDHSTEDQHRDSSGAGLNISAVQRVFFLLKLKSWRLSTWNSLWNKLSQNLIGNQKS; via the exons ATGGTGGAAACCTCACTAAAGGATGTTGCTCAAGGGGCTGAGAGACCATTTGATCAGCAACCACAAACCACAAAAGATGCTCCAGAGGACAAAGCTGAAAATGTGGAAAGTAAAAAAGTGTGTGAGATAGCTGAAGAGCAAGTTTTTGGAGCACAatcagaaaagaaaaagaagaagaaaaagaaagttgAGGCAATTGGAGAGCCTGTTGCGAGTTTGGAAAAGCTGGGTGGTTCTGCGGCAACAGTGGTGGAAATGGCAACAAAGGGTTTAGCACAAGGTGCTGAGAGCCCATTCGATCAGCAACCCCTAACCACAAAGGATGCTCCCATAGATAAAACTAAAAatgttgagagagaaaaagtgagtgAGATCATTGAAGACAAAACTGAAGATGTGGAAAGAGGAAAGTTGGTTGAGATCACAGAGCAAGTTATTGGTGGACAggcagaaaagaaaaagaaagccaaGGAAATTGAACATGCTGTTGTGAGTTTGGAGAAGCTTGATGGTACTGCAGCAACAGTGATAGAAACGACGACAACAACAAAAGGTTTAGCTCAAGGGGCTGAGAGTCCAT TTGATCAGCAACCACAAACCACAAAAGATGCTACTAAGGACAAAGCTGAAGATGTGGAAAGAGAAAAGGTGGATGAGATCACTGAAGAGCAAGTTGTTGATGGTCAgtcagaaaagaaaaagaagaagaaaaagaagggaaagaaaggaaagCAGGAAATGGTAGAGGAAACAGAAGAGAAAGGAGTGCATGACggtaaagaaaaagaaagcacAGATGTTACAAAGTCAACTCCAGCACCTCATGAGAAAGAAGCTTTACTCATGAAAGCTAAGGAGAGTCTCCTGAGGAAGGTGCATGAACGAGGAGTCAGTGACAAGCAGGTGGGAGAGGAGCTAGAAGCTTTGCGTCAGGGTGTTTCAAAGAAGGAGCATCATCTGGAAGAATCTAAGATTGAAAAGAAACCATCAGTGTCTCCATCAAAGGAGAGTGATACCAGAGAGATAGATCAGCTGGAAGGAAAGATTAAGGAGAGCAGTGATCTTCCGCAAGAATCCCAGACTCAGTTTGCAACTGTAGTAGAGTCACATGACCAAGAGAAAAGTGATGTAACTGATGTCAAGAAGAAATCCGAGGTAGCCAGTGCTTTAGGTGACAGTCTGGTCACAGCCTCCTCTGAGTTCCCTAAGGTTGAGACAGAGGATCACTCTACAGAAGATCAGCATAGAGACAGCAGTGGAGCAGGGCTCAATATTAGTGCTGTTCAGagggttttttttctcctgaAGCTGAAGTCATGGAGACTAAGCACATGGAACAGTTTGTGGAACAAATTATCTCAGAACCTGATAGGCAACCAAAAGAGCTGA
- the LOC125284905 gene encoding uncharacterized protein LOC125284905 isoform X3: MVETSLKDVAQGAERPFDQQPQTTKDAPEDKAENVESKKVCEIAEEQVFGAQSEKKKKKKKKVEAIGEPVASLEKLGGSAATVVEMATKGLAQGAESPFDQQPLTTKDAPIDKTKNVEREKVSEIIEDKTEDVERGKLVEITEQVIGGQAEKKKKAKEIEHAVVSLEKLDGTAATVIETTTTTKGLAQGAESPFDQQPQTTKDATKDKAEDVEREKVDEITEEQVVDGQSEKKKKKKKKGKKGKQEMVEETEEKGVHDGKEKESTDVTKSTPAPHEKEALLMKAKESLLRKVHERGVSDKQVGEELEALRQGVSKKEHHLEESKIEKKPSVSPSKESDTREIDQLEGKIKESSDLPQESQTQFATVVESHDQEKSDVTDVKKKSEVASALGDSLVTASSEFPKVETEDHSTEDQHRDSSGAGLNISAVQRVFFLLKLKSWRLSTWNSLWNKLSQNLIGNQKS; this comes from the exons ATGGTGGAAACCTCACTAAAGGATGTTGCTCAAGGGGCTGAGAGACCATTTGATCAGCAACCACAAACCACAAAAGATGCTCCAGAGGACAAAGCTGAAAATGTGGAAAGTAAAAAAGTGTGTGAGATAGCTGAAGAGCAAGTTTTTGGAGCACAatcagaaaagaaaaagaagaagaaaaagaaagttgAGGCAATTGGAGAGCCTGTTGCGAGTTTGGAAAAGCTGGGTGGTTCTGCGGCAACAGTGGTGGAAATGGCAACAAAGGGTTTAGCACAAGGTGCTGAGAGCCCATTCGATCAGCAACCCCTAACCACAAAGGATGCTCCCATAGATAAAACTAAAAatgttgagagagaaaaagtgagtgAGATCATTGAAGACAAAACTGAAGATGTGGAAAGAGGAAAGTTGGTTGAGATCACAGAGCAAGTTATTGGTGGACAggcagaaaagaaaaagaaagccaaGGAAATTGAACATGCTGTTGTGAGTTTGGAGAAGCTTGATGGTACTGCAGCAACAGTGATAGAAACGACGACAACAACAAAAG GTTTAGCTCAAGGGGCTGAGAGTCCATTTGATCAGCAACCACAAACCACAAAAGATGCTACTAAGGACAAAGCTGAAGATGTGGAAAGAGAAAAGGTGGATGAGATCACTGAAGAGCAAGTTGTTGATGGTCAgtcagaaaagaaaaagaagaagaaaaagaagggaaagaaaggaaagCAGGAAATGGTAGAGGAAACAGAAGAGAAAGGAGTGCATGACggtaaagaaaaagaaagcacAGATGTTACAAAGTCAACTCCAGCACCTCATGAGAAAGAAGCTTTACTCATGAAAGCTAAGGAGAGTCTCCTGAGGAAGGTGCATGAACGAGGAGTCAGTGACAAGCAGGTGGGAGAGGAGCTAGAAGCTTTGCGTCAGGGTGTTTCAAAGAAGGAGCATCATCTGGAAGAATCTAAGATTGAAAAGAAACCATCAGTGTCTCCATCAAAGGAGAGTGATACCAGAGAGATAGATCAGCTGGAAGGAAAGATTAAGGAGAGCAGTGATCTTCCGCAAGAATCCCAGACTCAGTTTGCAACTGTAGTAGAGTCACATGACCAAGAGAAAAGTGATGTAACTGATGTCAAGAAGAAATCCGAGGTAGCCAGTGCTTTAGGTGACAGTCTGGTCACAGCCTCCTCTGAGTTCCCTAAGGTTGAGACAGAGGATCACTCTACAGAAGATCAGCATAGAGACAGCAGTGGAGCAGGGCTCAATATTAGTGCTGTTCAGagggttttttttctcctgaAGCTGAAGTCATGGAGACTAAGCACATGGAACAGTTTGTGGAACAAATTATCTCAGAACCTGATAGGCAACCAAAAGAGCTGA
- the LOC125284905 gene encoding uncharacterized protein LOC125284905 isoform X1: MVETSLKDVAQGAERPFDQQPQTTKDAPEDKAENVESKKVCEIAEEQVFGAQSEKKKKKKKKVEAIGEPVASLEKLGGSAATVVEMATKGLAQGAESPFDQQPLTTKDAPIDKTKNVEREKVSEIIEDKTEDVERGKLVEITEQVIGGQAEKKKKAKEIEHAVVSLEKLDGTAATVIETTTTTKGLAQGAESPFDQQPQTTKDATKDKAEDVEREKVDEITEEQVVDGQSEKKKKKKKKGKKGKQEMVEETEEKGVHDGKEKESTDVTKSTPAPHEKEALLMKAKESLLRKVHERGVSDKQVGEELEALRQGVSKKEHHLEESKIEKKPSVSPSKESDTREIDQLEGKIKESSDLPQESQTQFATVVESHDQEKSDVTDVKKKSEVASALGDSLVTASSEFPKVETEDHSTEDQHRDSSGAGLNISAVQRVFFLLKLKSWRLSTWNSLWNKLSQNLIGNQKS; encoded by the exons ATGGTGGAAACCTCACTAAAGGATGTTGCTCAAGGGGCTGAGAGACCATTTGATCAGCAACCACAAACCACAAAAGATGCTCCAGAGGACAAAGCTGAAAATGTGGAAAGTAAAAAAGTGTGTGAGATAGCTGAAGAGCAAGTTTTTGGAGCACAatcagaaaagaaaaagaagaagaaaaagaaagttgAGGCAATTGGAGAGCCTGTTGCGAGTTTGGAAAAGCTGGGTGGTTCTGCGGCAACAGTGGTGGAAATGGCAACAAAGGGTTTAGCACAAGGTGCTGAGAGCCCATTCGATCAGCAACCCCTAACCACAAAGGATGCTCCCATAGATAAAACTAAAAatgttgagagagaaaaagtgagtgAGATCATTGAAGACAAAACTGAAGATGTGGAAAGAGGAAAGTTGGTTGAGATCACAGAGCAAGTTATTGGTGGACAggcagaaaagaaaaagaaagccaaGGAAATTGAACATGCTGTTGTGAGTTTGGAGAAGCTTGATGGTACTGCAGCAACAGTG ATAGAAACGACGACAACAACAAAAGGTTTAGCTCAAGGGGCTGAGAGTCCATTTGATCAGCAACCACAAACCACAAAAGATGCTACTAAGGACAAAGCTGAAGATGTGGAAAGAGAAAAGGTGGATGAGATCACTGAAGAGCAAGTTGTTGATGGTCAgtcagaaaagaaaaagaagaagaaaaagaagggaaagaaaggaaagCAGGAAATGGTAGAGGAAACAGAAGAGAAAGGAGTGCATGACggtaaagaaaaagaaagcacAGATGTTACAAAGTCAACTCCAGCACCTCATGAGAAAGAAGCTTTACTCATGAAAGCTAAGGAGAGTCTCCTGAGGAAGGTGCATGAACGAGGAGTCAGTGACAAGCAGGTGGGAGAGGAGCTAGAAGCTTTGCGTCAGGGTGTTTCAAAGAAGGAGCATCATCTGGAAGAATCTAAGATTGAAAAGAAACCATCAGTGTCTCCATCAAAGGAGAGTGATACCAGAGAGATAGATCAGCTGGAAGGAAAGATTAAGGAGAGCAGTGATCTTCCGCAAGAATCCCAGACTCAGTTTGCAACTGTAGTAGAGTCACATGACCAAGAGAAAAGTGATGTAACTGATGTCAAGAAGAAATCCGAGGTAGCCAGTGCTTTAGGTGACAGTCTGGTCACAGCCTCCTCTGAGTTCCCTAAGGTTGAGACAGAGGATCACTCTACAGAAGATCAGCATAGAGACAGCAGTGGAGCAGGGCTCAATATTAGTGCTGTTCAGagggttttttttctcctgaAGCTGAAGTCATGGAGACTAAGCACATGGAACAGTTTGTGGAACAAATTATCTCAGAACCTGATAGGCAACCAAAAGAGCTGA